In Vitis vinifera cultivar Pinot Noir 40024 chromosome 4, ASM3070453v1, the genomic window CGAATGCCCCGGTCACAATCGACGCATTCTCGCCCAAACTAAAATTCCCACTAATGTTAACAGTAATTGAACACCCAGAAGCCAAACAATCCAATCTCACGCCAGAACCTATATAGAAATTGCCTTTCCCTTCTATATACACATCATCTGTGAGTTGCAAATTGGAAACTAATTGACAAGTGGTGTCCAGAGACCCAATACCGTGGAGATCCTCGGAGCAAGAAACGGAGGGCGGGAGAGGCGGTGGCGGCGGTGGTGCCGGCGGGGAGTAGTCCTGGTAGAAGATGTCGTCGACGGCGAAAGAATCTTCTCCGGCGAGAATGGAGCTAGGGTTTACGATGAGGATTGAGAGGGTGTACAGAATGGTGATAAGGAGATGATTCAGCGATGGAGAGAGAGTCATTACAGAGACAAGTTGATAAGAAAATGATGCATTTGAAGGTAAGGAAAAAAAGAGGTGGGATATGGATGTTTGGATTGGGGGAAAATTTGGGAAAAGTCAAAACCCTCAAActggaaaaatcaaaatgcGTGCTTTGTGAAGCAGAATATTAATTTTCCAGCCAAAGTTATGATTTTTAAGACAGATtgtgaagagaaaatgagagaaagtcTGGGGAAGAAGCTGAactgcttttaattttttttttccccctttttcattttttttatttcctcacTACCGCTTTCTGCACTTCTAACCACTAAAACCTCGACACGTTGTCTTTTCACTGAACCCGACTACACCCGATCACAACTCACCGGTTGGGGAGACGATAGTTCCACGCTCGCCTCGAGAGCGTGCAAACACTATGACCAGCTTtgcaatattttcaattattctccattttctcaattattaattaaaaactttaaaaacaaaataactggaaaaaaaattactttttaatacaaAATCTGAAATTTTAGTTTCCataaaaacagttaccaaatcGTTTTTATGAACAGGCCTAGATCAAACACtctaaggtggtgtttatttttttacttaattctaaatagtattttaatacttaatagtgttaaatattagatgatttgtttttataatattttatttttattaaatattaaaaaataaaaaacttaatatgttattttttgatttagaaaaagttatatattttcgttttttctatttaataaaaggTTTTATAGTGAgtaatgaaaaagtaaaaaataaacaacctaaattctgaaaataaattgctttaactaaaaaaatgaaaaaaaacaaacacgaACTAAATACCAATTCGCTTCAATTTTTTAATCCAGTGGATGCACGCTCCCATGTAGCGCGTGGAATGGGTTTCACGGGAAATGATCAGATTACATGCATGTAACATAGCCGCATCACAGTAAATTATTATTGGGAGAGGGCTATATGATTTTCCACGTAGAACTGAGGTGGCATTGGTTGACGACTGTAGCGTGGGTGAGGAAGTCGGTTTCTTAAAAGTGAAGATTggtatttaattaataataaaaatggagGACGCGTGTGGGAAAATAACTAAACCAGATCAGTGCATGCTTTGTCACCAAACCGATGATAAGGCCCTGCTTGGCTATGAAAGAAGTTTTTggctgtgttttttttttttttttccaatttttaattatttttattttagaaaattccaaaaaatatattaataaataataaaacattttgggtttttttataattacttgTGTCTTCTAATTGCACATGTCTGTTTGGATTCTGAGAAGTCATAAACCTTCTTTGATTGATCTTTCAGACACGCATTTGGATAGTTTTATATAAACACATGCATATGAACATCaagaaaatattatctttaatggAAATTATCCTCTagcttatataaaaaattatttaatattcaataaTATTTCTATAGATATCAATATTGCCTCTTTAAATTCTAACTTTGGTTTCATGTTGACTCCAATATAAAGTCAAAAATAGAATTGAAGTTCTGTTTGCCAAAGTTgataaaaacaattctaaaaaaaaatttaaaaacacctcaaattcattcttaaaaaatattttattttcaagagtTTGGAAAGGTATCTTCAAAATTAgtaaactattttctatttaacaGTTGCCAAACAGTCCTAGGCCTAGGCCTACCTCCATGATTTTTCTCAATACTGCCTATAAGTTTTTATGACTTGATGGGCTGCTAAAACCAAAAGACGAGCTCAAATGCAAACTTCCTAATCAATTATTGAAACAACCTTGTTTGCTTGATGCATGGTTTCCAATTGAGATGGACAAATATAAACCAACCCCACAGGGGgggaaagaaaagggaaaagaaaatgataatggtAATGGTTAGAATGTATGTATCGATAGTCTTCCTTAGGGTTTTCTTCAAAACCTGTATTTCCCATCTGTTCACTTTTTAACCCaatataaaaaaagggaaaaaaacctAGTTTGGATGggatgatattttgcttgattccCAAGTTTAGGTAAAAGTGAGGGGTCCCCATTTCTCATGAGGCCTTGCATTTCCCTCCCCCTTGCTCTCCTCTCAAGCtacaaaggcttggaaagcatCTCCTTGAATGCTACTTCTAATTGGTATTCTCTGTATCAGAGAATAAACCCTATACATGTCATCCATCAGTGTTCAATTTAATGAATTTGGTGAACATTAATGCTGAAATCAAACCTCCAAGAAGCATTTTCCATCCCACCCTTAACCCTAGAAATCCACTTCAGTAGGGAGGCATATATGTCGACTGCATGCAAAGCAAACTTCAAGTGATATGAACCACCCCTCCATCCTATAGCACTTAAATATCAAGAAAGCTTGAATTTGAGACTTTTGGTTTATCGGTCCAGACAGCTGAAGAACTTTGTCTCTCCACTGTATTCCACCTAAACATCAGGAAAAATGCAAGCTCAGAACCTTTGGATTCCTTCTCAAGTTTGAGAAAGATGGGTGACAGATACCAATAGTTAAAACTTCAAGCTAAGGACCCAACATCTACTCTCCAACTTTGGTTTCCTAATTTGGACCTGCCCCCCTCCCCCAGGTTTTGTTACTTCagtgaataaaaaacaaatctgCTGTTTTAAGTACAAAAATGTGTCTAACAAGAACTAAAATTTGCCCCTCGATTTGTCAACAGAGGGGTAGATGGTAATGGATGAAGATAGAACTAAACCTGAAGGAAGATCAGTTCAGAATGACAAAATGACAGTGCTATTTCAAAAATTCACCTACCGTCAGGGAAATATGGACATGGGAATTCTCAATATACAAACAATCAATTGATATTTCATAGCATACAACATACATTATTACAAATCTATTTCAGAAGAAGAGTTCAATGAATCATACAATCCAAACGTTATAAGAGatggatataaaaattttagatattttgtaaatggggaaaaaaaatggcaCTGTAGAGTCAATGTCATTAGTGGGTGGAATATGAGTCTAGGAAGAAAATGCACTGATTTAAACTAATCACAGAACAATACCTTTCAGACTCCAGCTTTCGAAGTGCCATTCAGTTTAAAACTTGTGGCAGTTCACATCTTTCAGTTTTTTCTCTTGGAAGTCTTCTGGAAAGTCTGGTTAGTGTTATGATGTGCATTCATCCAGCCTGCTTTGAATTCAGAATGTGAAGTTGATATGAACAACTACTCTCAGCTAGAGCTTTTCAAACTAATTTGACACTACACATCCACATAATGTCTCAAATTTTGGCAGATTTCTTCATCCCTTAGATTTGCCAGTGCTGTTTTCTCTAACTTCCTTATCCACTCTTTGCTAACATTGAAACGTCTCCCAATCTCTTCTAGTGACTTGCGCTGTTGCTCCCCAAAACCATATCTTAACACCAAAATTTGCCTCTCTCTTGGGTCTAAACCTTTCAGAAGATTGTGAATGTCTTTTCTCTTGCATTGCTGCATGAAACCTTCTTCAGGGCTCTTTATTGATGTATCTGGTGTAAACTCCTGCATTGCAAAAACATGCAGTATACTCAAAAATCCATCTGAAGAAGAATTCTAAACAATTAAGGCCATTTCTGTAAGTTTCCTTGTCTTGCAATATACGCTCAAGAGCAAATGCATGTTATTTTATCCCCAAAGTTCTGGCAACCCATAAAGAAACCTACAAATCTTTCAGGATTTAAACAACTCAATTGTATAATCTTATGGACCACAAATATCATCATCCATTCCAGAATTAAGTATCACCACTTATGGACCACTTGCTGATACTCTCTTGCCAGTGACCTATTATAAGTGAGCATATGATCTACTGGTTTTGGATCCAAAGGGAAGTGCACTAAGCAAGTGGAATGATCTATCAAAACCTCATCCTGCATTTGTGTAATCCTGAGTGCACAGAAGATGGCTTATTTCAGAGCCAGTAGATCCAAAGGGAAGTGCACTAAGCAAGTGGAATGATCTATCAAAACCTCATCCAGCATTTGTGTAATCCTGAGTACAGAAGTTGGGCTTATCCCATATTACATCTGAATTATTTATAGGTAATGGGCTTTCACTCGGcaagaaaacaattatataaattcttaattaattgATCTTATTCAGCAGAAGCAATTACAAATTCTTAAACTTCATAGACACAAGCTGAACCACAACAAAGCAATCATGGCCTTTTAAAGTGCAGAACAAGCAGTAAAAATGGCCTACAAGGAAAAAGTGTAATCTTTCTCAATTTATCAGTAAGTTTCTATGTGCCAACGACATTAGAGTGGAATTCACAAAGTAAATGCAGATAATTTAGAATTTTAACTCGTACCAGAATTGTTGCACCCCAACAATCTTGGAAACTTTGATCAGTTGAACCCACAACCCTTAGGCAATTTCCAGCTGATCTAATTTTAGCAAGAGATAGACCAGTGAACTTTGCAATTTCATTATCATCTGGATATCTTCCATGGCTTTTGTAAAGGGCCTTTCGAGCTTTCTGTATCTGACCTATTGCCCTGTTTAATGTAAACTATAGAAAAAATTGAACAGAAAACCAACATAATGAACAGATTTGAgctttcaaaagaagaaaaatatatttaggaAGTAAAACTCTAATTGCAAATTTCATGTTAGAAATTTGATGTCATCAACTCATACTAACATGGAATTTTGTAGTAAGAAACAATCTCTTAAAAGAAGAACAGTGCATACAGGAATTTTGACCCCTCTAGCATGCCGTGCCACCAAAGTTGACATTGATTTTCTTATCCAGTACTGAACATAGGTCGAGAATCTGTATCCCTTTGTGTGGTCAAACCGTTCTGCACCTTGCAGGACACCTAAATTCCCTGCCTGTGAAATGAGGAACGTGATAATTATGCTTAGACAGGGTGGGTAATCAATTTCAGGAGGGAAAAGACATCATTATCATAACAATTAGTCATtgcaattataaatataaaaaataaaataaaataaaattgtttgagATATATGAAGACAGACACATGCATAACAAAATTGTCTATTTCAAACCTTGCAGAAAAGGTGAAGCTTAAAGACAGAAAACTCAtacatttcttattatttaatgggAGACACTTTTGCCAACATTCAACAGTTAACACCACTTGTTAACACCACTTCTTAGGTGTTAACAAAATCCAAGGTGTCTGGCAGGAATTGTACTCCAGGATGAAGTCCATACTATAGATTAGTTAAGTAGTATGTCGTCTTCACTgctacaaaaatcaaatttgacaAGTTTTCAACAATGTAAAATGGGTGAGAGGGTTGGAATGGAACTTGTATACTGTCAAAAATCTATGGATGCACATTTCTGGTGCCTAATGCAAAGAGAACCcctaaaaaatgaaagaagaaatgcTACTGAGATATAGCATGGTATAATAGCTGATGGTGGTACAATTATTGGACCTGTTAAAAGTAGATTCAGTTTTCATTAAGATAAACATCCTTATAAagaaattccaaattaattgCAAAATTTAACACTACTTTTTTTTCTCTGAAAAATTCCATGGTAACAACCAAGCCATCTTTCCTGATCTCTACTGCTTTCCCACTAAATTCCTAATCCAAATTAATTCCCAAAAATGAGTTACTATTGAACCCAGACTGCAACATAATTGTCATATTTAGCTAATAAATAAACTGCATGCATGGTATTTCAGGGGCAAATCCATTTATGAACTTTTCATCAGCTCAAGGAAACAAATGACAAAGTATGAACAAATCTAATTGACCTGAAGTATATCTTCAAAGGCTACTCCCATTCCTCTGTAGTTTCTTGCAATGTATAAGACTAAGGAGTGTGTACTCCTTAAAAGTTCATCTCTGCAATACCAACCAAACTGCAATTGTTGTTGCAACACCTTCTTGTCGACTCCAGCAGCTTCTGCCCAGTTACTCAAGCTGGCCACATGCCCAATTTCTTCTTCTAAAGTTGCTCTGATTCTCTCCAAGTTGGCAACCAACTGATGGTATTCACAAAATATGGCAGTTTAGAACATGCTTGAAGCATGACTCCAAGAAAATAATGAACTTTACATGACAGAAAAGGAAACAACCTTCACTCCCTTTGACATTTCTGCCTCGTTCTTAGCATTCATCAATCTTTTCCTTCTAGAGTTCAATGTTCTCTTTACGGTAGAAACACTAGGTCGGCCAGGACCTTTACGAATAGTTTTTGAGGGCAATGGAAAAGCATATATGTTGTCAGCTTTTTCCAATGCTCTTTCTctctttgattttctttcttcctttttcccagAGCGAACAACAACTTTATCTAAGTGATCATCCACTGTGCCATTTGTTTGACACTCCCTAATATGCTCAGTAGGAGCGCTAAACAAATCAAAAGATGTAGATGTTTTGAGGGTCCTGGATAGACATATTTGGAATAGTTTTAGAGCTCCAAGCCTTCCTAATTGCACCATAATATCCCTTTCCAACCTTACCATGTTAGAATCAGCAAACATCTCCTCTAAAATATCAAGATTTTCCAATAACAAACTAAACTGCGATGCTTTGCTTGCTTGTAAACCTGCAACAGATGCGGATATATCCTCTCCAATGGGTGCCTGAGAAGCATTGACTATCTTGAATAAATCACCATGTGAACATTTGCCAATTTTCATCTGAAAGACCAAAAGGCTACAATAAGGTTTCACATAGCTAGCAAGATAATAAAAAAGGCTAACTTGTCTACAAAATGCTTACTTTCATCGCCTCCATTGCTGAGTAATCATTCTCAAAGGTTTGTAGAGCTCCTGACGAGCATGCGAATGGCTTGAATGGATCTTTATAGAGACTCTCACAGTCCTCAGAAGTAACAGATGGGAAAGAAAACCTTGTTGAGTCAAAGGAAGCCTCCTTACCTTGGACTGgatgatttaaaatcaatgatCAATGATCTATAACCAGGAAAATAAACAGATAAAAAGGACTAACAGTGCATGTATAGAGCACCATAgaaaagtaataaatcaatgctgcaaaaatgaagaaattgcCACCACCAATGCATTTTTTGTTGGCATATTGATTTCTTTCGTATTACTTAGGTGGCACTATTATAGGTTAAATTTTACTTCATAATCATCAGTTAATGTTCTTTCCAATAAACGTGCCAAGCTGATCAAACCATAAAGTTCTACTTCATCTTAGTCATGTTGGCTCATAAATGAACCAAGTAGATGTGGTCAAGATGATtgataaaatcataaaactagGAAGCTCCATAATTCAAGTCAATTGTTCATGTTCTAAGACAGAAACACTGATATTCTAACAACAAATATAAAACTTCAGAGCTTAGTTTTCTTAGAAAGTTGTCTCTGATGAATGTATAGTCATGCAGAAATCCTATAAGCCCTAAACAAATTTGCCGTACTGggtagttaaaaaaatttcaaaactacTAAGAAGGGAATTCGCAACATACCCAACAAAATCCCACCAACGGAAGATTTCCAGGAATAGAATCATACCCAACATACCAAACAAACATATACAACCATGAATTTCAACAGAGTTCCATATTTAATCCGCATAATCAAGGGAAGCCACTATGTGAATCTTTTTGCATGATAATATCAACCCCAATACTAAATCATGTTAAGGCCCATTTGGGTGTCGCACGCCAACTGAAATGAACTCATAAATTCAATCATTTCAGGACCCTTTTGGGTCTGCTCTACATCAcacaaaaaaacattaaaaaacaaaaaaagcatGTGGAAATTGAAATACAGAGAGTTGATAAGCACACCTGAAGATGTGCAAAGCCTGGATGGTGAATTGGTGAGAGTAGGACAACTGATTGGAAAATCCCATTTCAGGTTTAGCCTGAAACCCATGCCCATGATGTTTCTCAGAGCCCATCAAATGTTCATGAAGATTGAATGGTACAAAGTGTGATGGGAAAAAGTGAACAACAGGGAGTGGATAATTTGGGTGTTGTGAGCTCTCCACCACTGGTTCTTTCATCTCCAAAAGGCTTTAATCACCTCTTCACATTAGTGTTCCAAGGTCAGCCACCAGCAGCCACATAAAAATATCTCCATGGGTTTTTGGATCCTCTCCAGTGCCCAATTCTCAATGGGACAATAACCGccggattttttatttaatataacattttaaaaaaaatctataaaatatttttaaaataggatttttaatataaacatagttataaatttatattaaatttgtcatttcaaaaaatgatattaaagtaAGTTTTTATTTCagtaaatttgcaaaaaaaaattaaattgttttttatttaaaataaaaacacttttaaaatcaTATAGTTTTTCCTAAACACTACTGAAAGAGGCTCTCCCAGTTCCAGCCCCGCCTAATTCAACCCATTTTTGTAGAAACCGGTTGAGTCCATTTAGACAGGACGATCAAATAAAGCTCAGTCCATTGCTGGATCCGCAGCCTTGTGGCTCATCCAAATTCAATCCCAATTTCCAAACTGAAGCCAGGCTAGGCCCAAGAGGTCCCATTCTGAACCCATACCCATAATGAGAGGTTTGGGCTAGGCATTGGACCCACTGTATGGGTCTGTTTCATGGTTATCAATATGGTAAAGCCCATTATGGGAATAGCCCAAATATTTGTACAACACAACCCTGTTCAACAAACCCACCTAACCCAATAAAAGGAAGGACAAGGCCCAATTCTATTACAATAAGGCCTAAAATTATAAGGCTACGGGTTACGGCTATGGGCTTAAGGTGATGAAGACATCTACTACCCAGATAAGGTTTATGGAATACATCTCTTACTAACATATAaacctttttaaataattttttttaagttatcaCTATTATTGCATTAGTTTACATTATCTAAAAATGTTATCagggttttgattttttattataaaaataaataatattattttttatacgaAAGTTATGGTGTGATATCTTACCTCGAATATAAGAGAAAGTTATTGCAGTATGGGtccaattaattatataaatacgttttaaaattgtgagaattattttgatttagagCAGACAAATATCCATACAGTTGGAACATTTTCTATCATCctttaatttgttattatttttataaaatttgtctcaaaattttattaggAGATAATAATTACTATAATCgaatgataaaaatatcgataatcataaatatatccgtagtttgattttatagatatatcgaACATAATAAAATATCGATCGActgaaaattgatttatataacaaaattcttataaatgaaattaaaagtataataggtattttaaaattgttttgttgaataaattaatatatataagtgtacattgattattaaattatataaaatattattcaataataaattaataatattatgatatttgattataatatatttaattttaaaatatatttaatattaaaattataatatatttaatttaattgaattaaatgataataaatgtatataattttttatatttaattaatgtattaatgatattaaaaagaaaattgctacttaattaaatgataataaattaacTAGTCTCAACCTTTTGTTGGGGTTCAACTCCTGGGAGCAGCAATGCACCCTATTTTGAGCAGCAGCCCATTTTTGAGCTTTGACTCGGTCAACGCCGATATTTCGGTTGAAATTTCTCAGATCAGGGCCCACGGTGTGAGCATTCGCACCCAAGAATCTCCTTGTGTGGATAAACATGGAGGAGTGGGAGTGAAAATAAAGGCAACGccaaaaaacttaaaaagaaagaGTCAAAATCATGGGGATCTCGAGATCGAAAGCAAACCATATCCGTTGCCACGCGTGTCACCGGCAGCTGAAAGCTCCACCCACCACGTGTGCCCCTTTTACTGTTATTCACGTGACGATCTGACACGTGTCGAGTAGTACGGGATTCCATGCGCATTGATACTTTGTACGGATATGGATTGTTTTGTCGCATTGTGAGTTGAGAGATGGATGACGTGGCAGGTTGGGTGCTCCAAAGATGAGGGAGCTAAGTTGCCGCCGGCATTCATGAGATGCGGCGACTACATTTTTACCATTTATTTgttgaattaatttattttccttttaaattaaattacctCATTCTAATgaattatatttcatattttaatcaaataattcgTACTCCTCGGTcacattttttctattattaattataaatatgaattatttttaccttaattgtattttttaatataatttttcttgagAAAATGCATTTCAATCGatgtatttataaaaaaataaacaaaatattttctccaagtcaaatttgattttattatattttttataattcgtGCGTAACCATCCATGAAttactatatataatatattttattttatggaaatatGGTAATTACTTTTCCTTTAATACCTAAAGCATTCTTGATAAAATAACTGTCATTTGCTTCCTTGAGATTgtgcttttataaaataaaataaaaattatgattgaATAAAATGTTATAGATGTAATTTTTGGTAATTcgatatgttttaatttttaattagaaaaatgaaaattattctcttttctttccacatattttcaaattttcattatactctatctttttttttaattattataataaatattattaaaaatttacatttatttCATCTAAGTAcatttaccatttttcatgtAATTCGTTTGCTTTGAGggtcttttatttttattttagaaagaaaatatgttttcacatatttatatatatataataattataaaataaaaattcttttaaaataatttaaattttatgcaCTTATtgtatttaaatgataaaaaataatgcatttgattaaaaaaatatatatgaaatattaattatttttaaataattatttatattttataaatttaattttttaaatttatattttttttttcaatgagtatatgaaaatgtattttttcccttttggatTAAAGAGGTAAAAAAACtatgcatattttttaatagcTTGATCATATTACATCTTTATCCAATTTTTCagaaataaaagcaataaatttgtttatttttagcATTGTTTCCACTTGTttaacttaaaagaaaatttacaaccaaaaattccaattacaAGTGGATGGATTTTAAATATAGAAGGGaaattctcttcatttttttttttcttttaaaatacaatttttttaaggcTGTTCCGCAATACACACTTAccaaaagtaatttatttacgtttcaaaaaaactaaaaaaaaggtCATACTCCTTGTCTGACGTAGCATTCTACCATCGGAGTATCTGTGTCGC contains:
- the LOC100252651 gene encoding RNA polymerase sigma factor sigC produces the protein MGMGFRLNLKWDFPISCPTLTNSPSRLCTSSVQGKEASFDSTRFSFPSVTSEDCESLYKDPFKPFACSSGALQTFENDYSAMEAMKMKIGKCSHGDLFKIVNASQAPIGEDISASVAGLQASKASQFSLLLENLDILEEMFADSNMVRLERDIMVQLGRLGALKLFQICLSRTLKTSTSFDLFSAPTEHIRECQTNGTVDDHLDKVVVRSGKKEERKSKRERALEKADNIYAFPLPSKTIRKGPGRPSVSTVKRTLNSRRKRLMNAKNEAEMSKGVKLVANLERIRATLEEEIGHVASLSNWAEAAGVDKKVLQQQLQFGWYCRDELLRSTHSLVLYIARNYRGMGVAFEDILQAGNLGVLQGAERFDHTKGYRFSTYVQYWIRKSMSTLVARHARGVKIPFTLNRAIGQIQKARKALYKSHGRYPDDNEIAKFTGLSLAKIRSAGNCLRVVGSTDQSFQDCWGATILEFTPDTSIKSPEEGFMQQCKRKDIHNLLKGLDPRERQILVLRYGFGEQQRKSLEEIGRRFNVSKEWIRKLEKTALANLRDEEICQNLRHYVDV